From a region of the Janthinobacterium sp. 61 genome:
- a CDS encoding M1 family metallopeptidase: protein MHRTPTPRFRRSQLAAAVLALAAVTAFNPGHAAPAAKYASASHAATTTTQLPRGVRPLHYIVSITPDAAAATFKGEAAIKVAVDTPTSSITFNALNLAFAAAAIEGAGGSKQVTRKIEFDADKQTATVHFAEPVDKGEYLLRIDYSGKIGTQATGLFSLDYDTPQGRQRALYTQFENSDARSMLPSWDEPDYKATFALDVVVPSNQMAVGNMPIARSEELGYGMKHVYFATTPRMSTYLLFFGLGDFERATKMADGTEVGVITKKGALAQSRFALDESAALLREYNDYFGVRYPLPKLDNIAAPGRSQFFGAMENWGAVFTFEYGLLLDPAISTQSDKENIYTTLSHEMAHQWFGDLVTMRWWDDLWLNEGFASWMESRTTERLHPEWNTALSNVGGRESAMSQDALRTTHPVVQRIATVEQASQAFDGITYQKGEAVIRMLEAYVGADTWRTAVRSYMRKHAYGNTVSDDLWREVDAAVGKPVSAIAHDFTLQPGVPMITVGQAVCRKGSTRVTLTQTEFSKDQPDKKPLSWKVPVIASTVGSHKQARVLVKNGKATLNVPGCGALLVNAGQSGYYRTVYAPANTRALARSFARLAPIDQLGLLSDSQSLGLSGAQNLADFLELVKATPLSADPQVLGKVAASLNGLYEQYAGDAVRQQAFGRFAIARLAPMMAQTGWEARAGEASSVATLRGRLIAILGDMGEPGVLQEARRRYAASEQAGEQNAAAMPAPLRRTILGVVAQHADAATWEQLHAKAQQEKTPLVKNQLYDLLASSDDPALAQRALTLALTDEPGVTNSPAMISRVARTHPDLAFDFALAHLEQVNARIDASSRSRYFPRLAAGSAQPEMIAKLKAYAQANLPEGARGDADSSVAGIEYRIKLRAERLPAVDAWLAKQAG from the coding sequence ATGCACCGTACACCGACACCGCGTTTCCGCCGCAGCCAACTGGCCGCCGCCGTCCTGGCACTGGCTGCCGTCACCGCCTTCAACCCGGGCCACGCCGCACCCGCCGCCAAATACGCCTCGGCCAGCCACGCCGCCACGACCACCACGCAGCTGCCGCGCGGCGTCAGGCCTTTGCACTACATTGTGTCGATCACCCCGGACGCCGCCGCCGCCACCTTCAAGGGCGAAGCGGCCATCAAGGTGGCCGTCGACACGCCAACAAGCAGCATCACCTTCAATGCCTTGAACCTGGCGTTTGCCGCCGCCGCCATCGAAGGCGCGGGCGGCAGCAAGCAGGTAACGCGCAAGATCGAGTTCGATGCGGACAAGCAGACGGCCACCGTGCACTTTGCCGAGCCCGTGGACAAGGGCGAGTACCTGTTGCGCATCGATTACAGCGGCAAGATCGGCACGCAGGCCACGGGCCTGTTCTCGCTCGACTACGACACGCCGCAAGGGCGCCAGCGCGCGCTGTACACGCAGTTCGAGAATTCCGATGCGCGCAGCATGCTGCCGTCATGGGATGAACCGGACTACAAGGCCACCTTCGCGCTGGACGTGGTCGTGCCGAGCAATCAGATGGCCGTCGGCAACATGCCCATTGCCCGCAGCGAGGAGCTGGGCTATGGCATGAAGCACGTGTACTTCGCCACCACCCCGCGCATGTCGACCTATCTGCTGTTCTTCGGCCTGGGCGACTTCGAACGGGCGACAAAGATGGCCGACGGCACGGAAGTGGGCGTCATCACGAAAAAGGGCGCGCTGGCGCAAAGCCGCTTCGCGCTCGACGAATCAGCCGCCCTGCTGCGCGAATACAACGATTACTTCGGCGTGCGCTACCCGCTGCCCAAGCTCGACAACATCGCCGCGCCGGGCCGCAGCCAGTTCTTCGGCGCCATGGAAAACTGGGGTGCCGTGTTCACCTTCGAATATGGCCTGCTGCTCGACCCGGCCATCTCGACCCAGTCCGACAAGGAAAACATCTACACCACCCTGTCGCATGAAATGGCGCACCAGTGGTTCGGCGACCTGGTCACCATGCGCTGGTGGGACGACCTGTGGCTCAACGAAGGCTTTGCCTCGTGGATGGAAAGCCGCACCACGGAACGCCTGCACCCTGAGTGGAACACGGCCCTGTCCAACGTGGGCGGGCGCGAATCGGCCATGAGCCAGGACGCGCTACGCACCACGCATCCCGTGGTGCAGCGCATCGCCACCGTGGAGCAAGCCAGCCAGGCCTTCGACGGCATCACCTATCAAAAAGGCGAAGCGGTGATACGCATGCTTGAAGCGTACGTGGGCGCCGACACCTGGCGCACGGCCGTGCGCAGCTACATGCGCAAGCATGCGTATGGCAATACGGTGTCGGACGACCTGTGGCGCGAAGTCGATGCGGCCGTCGGCAAGCCTGTCAGCGCCATCGCCCATGATTTCACCCTGCAGCCGGGCGTGCCGATGATCACGGTGGGCCAAGCCGTGTGCAGGAAGGGCAGCACGCGCGTGACCCTCACGCAGACGGAATTTTCCAAGGACCAGCCGGACAAGAAGCCGCTGTCGTGGAAAGTGCCGGTGATCGCCTCGACGGTCGGCAGTCACAAGCAGGCGCGCGTGCTGGTCAAGAATGGCAAGGCGACATTGAACGTGCCCGGTTGCGGCGCCCTGCTGGTAAACGCGGGCCAGAGCGGCTACTACCGCACCGTGTACGCGCCCGCCAACACGCGCGCGCTGGCGCGCAGCTTTGCGCGCCTGGCGCCCATCGATCAACTGGGCTTGCTGTCGGACAGCCAGTCGCTGGGCCTGTCGGGCGCGCAAAACCTGGCCGACTTCCTGGAACTGGTAAAAGCGACGCCCCTGTCGGCAGATCCGCAAGTGCTGGGCAAGGTGGCCGCCTCGCTGAACGGCCTGTATGAACAATATGCGGGCGATGCCGTGCGCCAGCAAGCCTTCGGCCGCTTTGCCATCGCCCGCCTGGCGCCGATGATGGCGCAGACGGGCTGGGAAGCGCGCGCAGGCGAAGCGTCCAGCGTGGCGACCCTGCGCGGCCGCCTGATTGCCATCCTCGGCGACATGGGCGAGCCCGGCGTGCTGCAAGAGGCGCGCCGCCGCTACGCGGCCAGCGAACAGGCCGGTGAGCAAAATGCCGCCGCCATGCCCGCGCCGCTGCGCCGCACCATCCTGGGCGTGGTGGCCCAGCATGCGGACGCCGCCACCTGGGAACAGCTGCACGCCAAGGCGCAGCAGGAAAAGACGCCGCTGGTCAAAAACCAGCTGTACGACCTGCTGGCCTCCAGCGATGATCCTGCCCTGGCACAGCGCGCGCTGACACTGGCGCTGACGGACGAACCGGGCGTGACCAACAGCCCCGCCATGATCTCGCGCGTGGCGCGCACGCATCCGGATCTGGCCTTCGACTTTGCGCTGGCGCACCTGGAACAAGTCAATGCGCGCATCGACGCCAGTTCGCGCAGCCGCTACTTCCCGCGCCTGGCCGCCGGCTCGGCGCAGCCGGAGATGATCGCCAAGCTGAAGGCGTACGCGCAAGCCAACCTGCCCGAAGGCGCGCGCGGCGACGCCGACAGTTCCGTGGCTGGCATCGAGTACCGCATCAAGCTGCGTGCAGAACGGCTGCCAGCGGTCGATGCATGGCTGGCGAAACAGGCGGGCTAA
- a CDS encoding YceI family protein codes for MPSQKHRLPSAICTTFLLACTVLAACTPLPPAPAQAPAPAAPAAMPAPAWQQPGMRVLHIVPQESLLTITVRRGGALARLGHDHVIASRTLQGVVAPAPGRAQFQFRLDEMSVDEESLRQAAGLTTTPSADAVAGTRHNMLVRVLDAERYPWVRIEARRTGDKEVLDADITLHGVTRTVQLPVRVAEAADGRGLQASGSLLLKQSDFGIVPFAVLGGAMAVQDQMELAFRITARQEVSAPGSGAGPGR; via the coding sequence ATGCCCAGCCAGAAACACCGCCTGCCGTCCGCCATATGCACCACTTTTCTGCTTGCATGCACCGTGCTGGCGGCCTGCACGCCCTTGCCTCCCGCTCCTGCCCAGGCACCTGCGCCGGCCGCCCCTGCCGCCATGCCCGCGCCCGCGTGGCAACAGCCGGGCATGCGCGTCCTGCATATCGTCCCGCAGGAATCCCTGCTGACCATCACCGTGCGGCGCGGCGGCGCGCTGGCCCGCCTGGGGCATGACCATGTGATCGCCAGCCGCACCCTGCAAGGCGTGGTGGCACCTGCGCCGGGACGCGCACAATTCCAGTTCCGGCTGGACGAGATGAGCGTGGATGAAGAGAGCTTGCGCCAGGCGGCCGGCCTGACAACGACGCCGTCGGCGGACGCCGTCGCCGGCACGCGCCACAATATGCTGGTGCGCGTGCTCGACGCCGAGCGATATCCGTGGGTGCGTATCGAGGCCCGCCGCACGGGCGACAAGGAGGTGCTCGACGCCGACATCACCCTGCATGGGGTGACGCGCACAGTGCAGCTGCCCGTGCGGGTGGCGGAAGCGGCCGATGGGCGCGGCTTGCAGGCCAGTGGCAGCCTGCTGCTGAAACAGAGCGACTTCGGCATCGTGCCGTTCGCCGTCCTGGGCGGCGCCATGGCCGTGCAGGATCAGATGGAACTGGCGTTCCGCATCACCGCCCGGCAGGAAGTCAGCGCGCCAGGATCAGGCGCAGGCCCAGGCCGATGA
- a CDS encoding LysE family translocator produces the protein MLSPDQFLAFLAAAVLITASPGPDNLMVLGVGMSRGRRQGMAFGLGCALGCLTHTVLATVGVSALLAASPIAFTALKVAGGLYLVWLGIGALRSRGGAKVDGAAVLPDESLLRLFGKGLFANSINPKVVLFFLSFLPQFIVAGQGNASWQTAQLGLVFTAQACVLFGLLGYFSGAVGLWLNRRPRAGLWLDRVAGTIFIGLGLRLILAR, from the coding sequence ATGCTCAGTCCCGACCAGTTCCTGGCCTTCCTGGCCGCCGCCGTCCTGATTACCGCCAGTCCCGGCCCCGACAACCTGATGGTGCTGGGCGTGGGCATGTCGCGCGGGCGCCGCCAGGGCATGGCGTTCGGCCTGGGTTGCGCCCTTGGCTGCCTCACGCACACGGTGCTGGCGACCGTCGGCGTGTCGGCCCTGCTTGCCGCCTCGCCCATCGCCTTTACCGCGCTGAAAGTAGCTGGCGGCCTCTACCTGGTATGGCTGGGCATCGGCGCCTTGCGCAGCCGTGGCGGCGCGAAAGTCGACGGTGCGGCTGTCTTGCCCGACGAATCGCTGCTGCGCCTGTTCGGCAAGGGTTTGTTCGCCAACAGTATCAATCCGAAAGTCGTGCTGTTTTTCCTCTCGTTCTTGCCGCAATTCATTGTCGCAGGCCAGGGCAATGCCAGCTGGCAGACGGCGCAGCTGGGCCTGGTCTTCACGGCGCAAGCTTGCGTGCTGTTCGGCCTGCTCGGCTATTTTTCCGGCGCCGTCGGCCTCTGGCTCAACCGCCGCCCGCGCGCCGGCCTGTGGCTGGACCGCGTGGCCGGCACCATTTTCATCGGCCTGGGCCTGCGCCTGATCCTGGCGCGCTGA